Below is a window of Propionispora vibrioides DNA.
ATTTCACCGGTAGCCTGGGTATCTGGTCGAGTCCGGCGGATCATCCGGTGTTGCAGCGCCATAGGGAATTGTTCGGTGCCGACTTATCAGGCGATGAGCCATGGCTGTTTTCCTGGCAGCCGGAGGAGATTCATTCCGGGATGGTCACCGCTATGTTTGCCGCCGAACAACAGATGCTTACCTGCCGGGATTGTTTGCCCAAAGACTGGCTAGTAGATATGTACACCACGGAAAATATTCGCATGGATATCCATCTGCCTGGCCATACCAAAGGCAAGGGTGTCCGCTTTTTGCACGAAAAACTGGGTATTGATTTTGCCAATACTTTTGCTTTTGGTGATGCCCGCAATGACCTGGAGATGATGCGCCAGGTGAACTATGGCATTGCTATGGGAAATGCCACCGAAGAACTGAAGGCGGCTGCCTTTGCGGTAACAGACGATGTGGATAAGGACGGAATTTATAAGGCTCTGAAAAAATATGGCGTAATCTAAATGGTGCCTTCTTTTTCGCAGTAAAAGACGATAATGTCTACCGGGTTCAAGTGGAATTGTATTTAAAAAAACATAATGAGCAAGCCCGTTTTCAAGCCGTGTGGCAGGGAAACGGGCTTTGCTGCTAATAAAGCCCGGCAATTCTGAGGGTGGGACAAGGAGCCAACAGTTCAGGAGAGAGCGGTAGGATAACTTTTTGACAAAGATTTCTTGCCGGTATATACTAATAATTAGTCGACTAACTATATGCCGGAGAGGTGGGTTTGATTTGCGCTGGTACAACCGGGAGCTTCCCAGCCGGGAAGTATTGACAGGTGTTGCCGAAAGAGTACCGGAACTCAATGTCTCGGCCGTACAGTTACTGCTACAGATTTTGCAGGCGGCCAATGAGATTCAACATCATATTTATGATGTTCTGGAGAAAAAGTATAAACTGTCCGAAGGGAAGCTGGCAGTGATGATCATCCTGTATATCGCTGCCGCCGACGGTATATCTCCGTCACAGTTGGCGGATAAAGCCGGTGTGACAAGGGCGACGATCAGTGCCATGCTCCACCGCCTGAGCCGGGACGGGCTGGCGACTTCTTTTTCCGACTCGGCCGACGGCCGGGGCAAGGTTGTTTCTTTAACGCCCCAGGGCCGGCGCTTTATGGAAGGTATCCTGCCGGACCATTATTTGCGCATTGCCCAAATGATGAACAAGCTGGACCAGACGGAGCAGGCCCACCTGGTACGGCTGCTGAAAAAGATGAATGCCCAATAAGCAATGTTACGTGAGGCGACCGGCAAGAAACCGGGCGGATCGCGTGGTTACCCGCTGGCGGCGGGTGCTTTCTGCCTGATAGTTAGTCGACTAATTATATAATGAAAAGAAAATTAGAAAGGCAAAGTGCGGAGCTATAGTTAGCCGGCTAATTATATACCGGGTGGTATTGGCGCACCTTGTCAGATGAATGGGGAGTAAGCAGGATGGACGTTAAAAAGAAAACGGTAAGGATCGGACTGGGTTTTTTGGCCTTGTTTTTTGCCGGCGGCTTGCTGCTGGCCTTTAAGGGCCATGATGCCGTGTCGGTGGCAGCCGAGAAGAAAGGCGGCATCCTAACGGCCGAACAGGCCAAGCTGGCTTTCGAAAATATCGGCGGCAGGCTGATCACTGAACAGGTCAAAGAATCGCAGGAAGTGAAAAAAGGCGATGTCCTGATGGTGCTGGACAGCACCGATGTGGATCTGGCCATAGAGAAACTGCAGGCTCAAATCAAACAAATGGACGCGAGAATTAACCAGGCCAGCGGCGATATTACCATCGGCTATGCCAAAACCGATACGGCACAAACCCAAACGTACCGGCAGATCGAGCAGCAGAAAATGGCACTGGATGCCGCTAATGCCGCCTATCACAATCAACAGCTTACCTTTGATCGCAAGAAATCGCTGGCTGCTTCCGGTGCTATTTCCCAGGCCGAAATGGATAGTGCCCAGGCCGCGCTTGATATGGCCACTGCCAATATGGGGCAGCAGCAGCGCCTGTTGGAAAAAATGCTGGCCGGCAGCAATGCCGGCGCTAGGGAGCAAATTCTAACCAGCGGCACGGCCGACGCTATCTATCTGCCGGAAATTGACCAGCAGCGGCAAACGCTGGCCAACAGCCGCCACGGCGTGGAAGAACTGCTGCAGGAACGGCAGAATCTGCTGGTTCAGCTTAAGGAGCTGCAGGTGAAAAAAGGACGATTGACCTTAAGGGCGCCTGAGGACGGAAAAATTCTGAAGGTAATTGCCAAGCAGGGAGAAATGGTGGCACCCAATGCACCGGTAATTCTGCTGGAAAGCAAGCGCTATTATTATGATATTTATCTGGATGAACGGCAGGCAGCCGCCTTGCAGGTGGGTGGCAAGCTAACCGGCACTTCGGTGGCTACGGCGGCCGAGGTACCGGGAACCATCCGCTTTATTACGGCGGCGCCGGGCTTTGCCGACTTAAAGATGAGCCGAGAAAAGGGGCAGGCCGACCTGGCGGCGTTCCAAGTCAGAATTTACATAGAACCGGAAGCCAATGTGCTGCCCGGCATGACGGTTGAGGTGAAGCAGGATGCGCTTTCTTAAAGATGAGCTGCAGTATCTTTTCTCCGGCAAAGGGATGCCTTATGAAAAGGTTTCGCTGATGATTGCCATTGTGATCACACTGGTGTTCTGGGCCGTGTTGTCCAACCATCATGTGGAGGATGCCAAGGTGGCGGTTATCGATCTGGATAATTCAAAATTCAGCCATGAGTTTATTGAGCAGCTCAATGCGTCGCCGTATATTGAGGTGAAAACCATATTGAATGTTCCCGCCGATCCGGAGAAGCTGCTGTATCAGGACCGCTATCTGGCGGCGGTGTATATCCCGGCTGGCTTTGAAAAAAACCGCTATGACAAAACCGAAAATAACATTGGCGTATTTTACGATAATATTACGGCCGCGCCAACGGGCACGTTGAAAAGTGCCCTTAATACCATCGTGGCCGTGGAAAACAGCATGATTGCCGCGCCGGAGGTGGAGGCCCTGGGGGTAAGCGGCCAGCAGACAGCCGGCCTTATCAGCAATATTTCGCTCAAGGAACGCCTGCTGTTTAACCCGACCGATTCTTCCAACAACTCTACCGTCGTGGGCTTCCTGTTTTTCTTTAGCGCCATGTTCTTTGTCTTTGCCACCATTGGGATGATGGCCCGGCTGCGGCTGGAGAGAAAATGGCGAAAGCAGATTTTGAAGGGGACGCCTTTTGATCTGATGCTGCGGTTTGCTCCCTATTGCTTTTGTCTGTTTGTCAGCCTGTTTGTCGGACTGGGGCTGCTGCGCCTGATCGGGGATTTAAGCTTTGCCGGCAATTTTTTCTCGCTGGTGTTTGCCGTGCTGTTGTTTGTGTGGTCCATGGCATTTAGCTGCATTCTGTTTGGCTGGGGGGCACCCAATCCGGGGGCGGCCATCAGTAAGATGATCCTGTTTGTACCGGGCGGCTTTATTCTGGGCGGTTATACGACGCCGCTGGATATTCTGCCGGAATGGGTCAGGCTGGTGAGCAACATTTTTCCGCTTACCTGGGTGTTCCGCTTCACGCGGGATATTCTGCTGCGCGGCGCTTCGTTTATGGATGCGGCCCAGGAGTTTGGCAGTTACATGATGTATGTGACGGTGCTGGCCCTATTGGTTTGTATCCGGTTTTACCGGGAGTATAACAGTTTGCAGCGGCAAACGGCTGCCGGCAGCCAGGAGGAAGTGGCCTAAACCTAGTGTTACGGGAGGAAGTCTACATGAAAAGAATATATATAACCGGCTGCCTGCTCGTCTTGCTGGCCGGCGCCTTACCGGTTTTTGCCGAATCAAATGCCTTGACCCTGGAGGAAAGCATCCGGCTGGCGCTGACTAATAACGAGCAGATTCAAATGGCGGCCAGCGGGGTGACCGAGGCCGAGTGGCAGGTAAAGAAGGCCAAGGGGGAAAAGAGTATCAAGCTTGATGCCACCCATACGACGGCCAAAATTGGCGGCCAGTATTGGAGTGTGTATCATATTGATGATGTACCTTCCGATTATTTTATCAATTCTCTAACTGCTACGCTGCCGCTGTATTCGGGCGGACGGGTTGAAAATACCCTTAAGCAGGCTCAGGCTGGTCGTGAGATCAGTGCGCTGGCGCTGCAAAACACCGGGCAGGAAATTGCATTTCAGACCATCGGGGCCTATTACTACCTGCTGTCCTGCCGTCATATGGAACAGGTGCGGCAGGAAGCGAACGAGCAATTGGCCGGGCATTTGAAGCAGGTGGAAGCGCAGTATGCCGTAGGCAATGTGAACCGGGCCGATGTACTGCGGGCCGAGGTGGAACTGAGTGATGCCCGTCAGGCACTGGTGAATGCGCAAAATGATACCCGCAAGGCCGTATTTGCCCTGAATAAGTTAATGGGGGTTGCTATCGGCCAGGACACGGTGATTGAGGATCAGTTTACTTATGAACAAAATGATTATCAGCTGCCGGAGGCGGTTAGTTATGCGCTGGCCCATCATCCGGAGCAACTGATCGAGGCCGAGGCGATGGAACAGGCCAGGCTGGGCGTTGAATTGGCCAAAGCCGGCAAACGGCCGGACGTATCGCTGGATGCTTCGTATACCACCTATGACACCAAGCTCGACCAGTTTGACACCAAGCAATGGATGGCCGGCATCACGGCCCACCTGAACGTGTTTGACGGCCAGGTAACCAGTGCCGGAGTGAAAGCCGCCGAGCAGAAGGTCGAGCAGGCCAGGCACCATGCCGGCGAGGTGGCCCGGACAGTAGAGCTGCAGGTGCAAAGCGCCTTTCTGGATATGAAGAAGGCCGAGCAGAATATGGCAACCAATCAGACGGCGGTAGCTAAGGCGGTGGAGGATTTTAAGCTGTCCCAGCTGCGGTATGGAGTAAGCCTGGCGACCAACCTGGATGTGATGGATGCCCAGGTGGCGCTGACTACCGCTAAAACAAACTATATCCGGTCGATCTATGAGTACAATGTCAGCAAGTCGGCCTTGGAACGGGCCATGGGTAAACCGGTAAATCTTCCGGAAAAAGAAAAATAACAGCACAACGGCTGGCAATCCGGTAAAATGGCTGCAGAATTAACTCAGACCGTAGGCCGGTTCAAAGTCTAGTATAAGGAAAGAAGTCCCGTCCATGCCTAGCAGGTCATAGACGGAACTCCTTTTAACGCTTGGGTAATGCTCATTGTTGATTATTCTTGGGGGACAGTTCTTTTGAGTTGATTCCTGCCGCTTTCTGATGGGAGTGTTACGAACTTTGGGGGATAACTCATTTTTTTTTCGTAAATGTCAGATCAGGGGACGAGCGCTGGTGTCTGCCGCCAGCGGTGCGTTGGCGGCACCGGACGCTAAAATTTTTGCCAGCCGCCGGACACCCTCAGTCAAGCGGTCTTCGTCGTGTGTTACAAAACAGAGCCGAATATAGGGGCTGTCCGGCTGGTTCAGATAAAAGGCTTCACCGGGGACAAAGGTAACGCCGGCGGCAGCGGCCTGACGCAGCAGCTCGGCCGGTGATGCCGGCGGGTGAACCTTGCACCACAGATAAAAGCCGCCGGCAGGCAGGGTAAAATCTAAATATGCCGGGCAGTATTGTCTGATTGCTCCGGCCAGGGCATCGCGGCGTTTCCTGTATTCCCGGCGGACTAAGGTTAGATGTTGGGCCAGGTAATCCTGCTGGAGACAGGTGTGGAGAATGATTTGGGACAAGTTGTTGCTGTGCAGATCGACATATTGCTTCTCCTGGGCTAACCGGTTAATGACCGGCGGTGGAGCGGTTATCCAGCCGGTCCGCAGCCCGGGGAACAGTATTTTGGAAAAGGTGCTTAAATAAATAACTCCCCCGTAGGTGTCCAGGCTTTTGAGCGTGGGCGGTGGTTGTTGTCCGTAATATAGCTGACTGTACGGATCGTCTTCCACAATAGCGAGCCGGTAACGGGCGGCTAAGCGGATTAATTCCTGGCGCTGGGCTAAGGTCATGACCCGGCCGGCCGGGTTCTGAAAGGTTGGAATAGTGTAGAAGAATTTAGGACGGTAGCGGATCAAATAATCCTCAAGTACGGCTAGATCCAGACTGTCGGATTGCGGCAGGCCCAGAATACGAGCTCCGGCAGCCTCCAGCAACTGGATGGTGCCAAGATAGGTCGGCGATTCCACAATGACATAATCTCTTGGTTCAACCAGAGCCTTCACCAGGAGGTAAAGACCTTGCTGAGAGCCGGAGACGATCAGTACGTTATCCGGGCTGGTCGGGATCCCCAGTGAGGTTTGCCAGGCAGCGAGGGAGTGCCTAAGCGGGGAATAGCCTTCGATGGATATGTGGCCGAAGGTTTCCTTTGGCAGGTCCGGACACTGGTTGGTCAGGTTTTCCAGGATAGTGAGGTCGTAGAGCTGTGGGTCGGGCATACCGGCAGCGAAAGAAATGGTGTCATCCGCCGTAGGCGACGAGACCAGTGAGCGAAGCAGGGAAGCTAAAGGGGATTTGTAGGGAGGGCTGAATAGCTGCTCCCAGGGCATACTGCCGGTGTGCCCGTCACCGGTACTTAGCTCGGTAATATAGGTTCCGCTGCCGACACGAGTGGTTACCAGGCCGTTCTCTTCCAGCAGCCGGTAGGCGTTAATGACGGTGGTGCGGCTTACCTTAAGCAGGTTGGCGAGTTCCCGCTCCGGCATCAGTTTGGTATTGGCCGGCAGTGTGCATTCTTTGATTTTGGCTGCCAGGCTGTTGGCTATCTGCAGGTACATGGGGGCGGTTGCCTGTTGATCAATTCGAATACCACTTAGTATTTTGGTTATATCCATTTTCGGTATTCTCCTTATAATTTAATAATTGGTATTCTTTTATTGTTATATTGGATATTTACAATTATATTCCTGCCGGCTATGATGGATAAAAAGCACAAGTGGTCCGCTAACTTTGAAGGTACAAATTAAATTGGCGGAAAAGGACCCATGAAGTAATTGTATTTTCAGAGTTGGTGGACCACTGGGTAAGGTGGCTGGGGGGATAAAAAGTGAAAATTACAGAGTTAACGGAAGGGATTAGAGATACGCTGCCGATTATGGTGGGAGTAGTCCCGTTTGGCCTGGCCTATGGAATTGTAGCGCAATCAATTGGGCTTACGCCCGGTGAAACGCTGCTGATGTCTTTGCTGGTGTTTGCCGGGGCAGCTCAGTTTATCAGTTTACCGATGTTTGCCGAAGGGGCGGGTATGGCTATGATTGCCCTGACAGCACTGTTAATCAATCTGCGTCATTTGCTGATGGGACTTTCCCTTGCTCCCCATATGACCGGATTATCTTTGCCGCATAAGGCACTGCTTACCTTTGGGATGGCCGACGAAACCTATGCGGTGACGATTAGCCGGGCGCAGGCCAGCAGCTATAGTGCCGCGTATCAATTAGGGAGTAATATGACCGGCTATGTCACCTGGGCTTTATCTACGGCCGGGGGGATTTTTCTTGGCAGCCGTATCAGCGATCCGCTTTCCTGGGGTCTTGATTTTGCCATGCCTGCCACTTTTCTGGCCCTCTTAATTCCCCGGCTCACCGACAAGCGCAACCTGCTGGTATGCCTGGTCGCTGCGGGTGTCAGTATCGTCGCAGCCATTAGCATACCGGGGAAATGGTATATTATTATTGCCTGTTTAACGGCTGCCGTAGTTGGCGGCGTATTAGAAAGGGGAGAAACTGATGCGGACTGAGATCGTTGTTACCATTATAATGATGGCGATTGCCACTTTTGCTACCCGTTTTGCCAGCCCGGCTATTCTGGGTGCTGCCGGGATTCCTGCCTGTTTCAAGCGGTTTTTAAAATATGTGCCCACGGCCATCCTAACTGCACTCATCGCGCCGACCCTATTGGCGCCGCATGGCTATGTCGAAGTTTCACCTCATAACAGCTATCTGATTGCCGGTGCCATAGCGGCGCTGTTGGCCTATCTCCGACAACCACCCCTGGTGACCATGAGTGGTGGCATGGCGGTGATGCTGGGCTTGCGGGTTTTTAATTTTTAAAAGCTTTTAGCGCTCGGTATACGTCTTTTAAGAAACCTCTGCTTTTCCCGAACTGCCGCCAGGACGAGCAGTGTGAATACATCCGTAGTTCTTTCAACAAAAAAAGCCTCGACTCTTTGTTCACAAAAAGGTCGAGGCTTTTGTCTGCCATTATGGTTGTTGCCTATTGGCCGTACTCCTGGGGACGGTCCTTTGATTTTCGTTATGGCGTTGCACGGCGGGGAAGTAGCCTGCGCTGCCACAGATAGAAGAATACTGTGTTTGCCGGCTATTGGCCGTGCAAAAAACAATCGGTGGTGTGGTCATTGACCATGCCGGTAGCCTGCATGAAGGCATAGCAGATGGTGGAGCCGACGAAATTAAAGCCCCGTTTGCGCAGTGCTTTGCTCATTGCATCTGATTCAGGGGTGGTTGCCGGAACCTCACTGATTTGCTGCCAGTGATTGACTTTGGGCTGGCCGCCGACAAATTGCCAGATAAAGTCGCTAAAACTGCCGTATTCCTTTTGAACGGCCAAAAACTGTTGGGCATTCTGAATGGTCGCCTTGATTTTTAGCCGGTTGCGGATAATGCCCGGATTAGCCATGAGCTGTTCAGTTTTGGCATCGTCATATTGGGCGATTTTCGAGGCTGAAAAACCGTCGAAGGCTTCCCGGAAGTTTTCCCGTTTGCGCAAAACGGTGATCCAGCTCAGTCCGGCTTGCATGCCTTCCAGGATCAGCATTTCAAACAGCTTTTGATCGTCATAGCAGGGCTGTCCCCACTCTTCGTCATGATAGCGGATGTATAAGGGTTCCTCGGTAACCCAAGCGCATCGTATTGGCATCGTGCTCCTCCTGATTGAGGCGGCTGTCGCCGCGATTTTCCACGGACTTGTCCGCTGACGCAGAATTAGTTGTTATGAAATCTATTATATCATTACCGACTGTTAAGGCGGTTTATATCGTGGTAATTTATAAAAATTTTAAGGAATCTTTAAGACGGTTTTAGATTCTCTTTTTACAATAATGGCAAAGCAAGTCGGGAACAGGCGGCCGTCACATGACTGAGGGTGCCGGAAAACCTCCGCGAAGGAGGATGGCGGCTGGCCTTCTTGTAAACGGCCTGCAGCCAGGGTTAAAGAAAAGGAGTTGTTTTGCTATGGGGTTATTTAATTTGTTTAATTTGTTTAATTTGTTTTCGGAAGACTGGCGGGAACATCGCCGCCACCGTCATGGACATCATCATGGCCGGGGTTTTCAGCGAAATCTGTCTAGATCCTACAGCGAAAGTCCTGCGCGGGATCAGGAATCAGGGAAAGCAAAGGTATGTCCGCTTTGTAAGAATCATTGCAGCCTGTCGTCACCTCAATGCGAACGGGGCCGGCTATATGCTGAGGAATTATAAAAAGAATTGCGTGAATGATCCCTTGTGAGGGGGAATTTGAATCGAAGGACTCGTCCTGGTGGGGTTCGGAATGGCCTGCCTTCCGAACCTTTTGGTTAAAATAGAAAAAGTTGGCCGTTTGTCTCATTTTAATCATAAGTTTGCCTCATAATAGTAGAGAATACATAATGGGGTGGATTTATGATAAAAAAAACAATGGCAGTATGTTTACTGCTAAGCGCAATGACTGTAAACGGCTGGGCTGCACCGGCACTTAACAAGGAAATCGCAAAAGATTTGCAGGGCTTTCAGGGCAAGGCCGGTGTGTACGCCAAGAATTTGACCACAGGAAAGACCATTCAATTTAATCAAAATGAGATTTTTCCCACGGCCTCAACCAGTAAACTGCTGGTTGCGCTGGCTACCTACAAGTATCTGTATCCCGGTGCCGAAACGTACAAAAAGGAGCAATACGATCAATACATTGAAGCCATGATGACCGTAAGTGACAATGACTCCTTTTATGCTCTGCTTGGTGAATTTGACAGCAACCATACCGATACGCTTAGCAAAGTTACCAAAGACCTGCGGTTGCAGCGGACACTGATCCATAATGAAAAGGCCTATCAGCAGTACCAGTATCACAGTGTAACCACGCCTCTGGAAATGGCCAAGGTGTTTGAACGGATTTATTCAGAATCCTACCTGGACAGGAACAAATCGGAGCAGTTAAAAGACGAGCTGGCCAATTCCATTTTTCATGATGAAATTCCCCGCTATATGCTGACGCCGGTCTTTCATAAGGTCGGTGAGCTGGACGATGTGCTTTGCGACGTGGGGGTCATTCAGGATGGGCATGATCCTATCTTGATCAGCTTCTATACTTCTGCCGCCGATCACCGGTATTCCAGCGATTTCATTGCGGCAGAGTCGGCTAAGCTGTATAATGCGTTGCGAAGAAAATAGAGAGGCGCATGTTGTGAGACATCGCCGCAAGTTGGCAGAGCAGGCGGGAAACGAGAGAAAAATCTGATGGGCAGAAACGGGATAACAATTCTCTTTTAACAGAGACTACTTCCTTTTGTCAGTTTATGTTATACTTTACTTGTAAACTTTGGTAATTATTCCGGAGTGTTAAGGAACAAGCGTATGACAACGTGAGGAATATGACGAAAGGAGTATCGGTTATGCTTCAAAATAACAATACCTCCGTGCTCGTCGGAACCGATGCCTGCGCACCAGCGCTTCATGTTATGGAGGAATTGCTTAAGGTCGTGCAGCAGCTTTCCGCTACCCATGATTTACAGGCGGTAATGGATATTGTCCGTCATTCGGTACGGGAACTCACCGGCTCGGATGGAGCTACCTTTGTTTTACGGGATGGGGAATTTTGCTATTATGCAGAGGAAGATGCCATTACTCCGCTGTGGAAAGGGCTGCGTTTTCCTATGGAGATTTGCATCAGCGGCTGGGTTATGCGCAACCGCCAGCCTACTATTATTGAAGATATTTATCATGACGACCGGATTCCGATTGATGTATATCGCAAAACCTTTGTACGCAGTCTGGCCATGGTGCCGATTAAAACGAATGATCCAATCGGTGCTATTGGCTGTTATTGGTCCAAAGTATGTCAACCTACGGCGGAACAGGTGCAGGTGCTTCACGTGCTGGCCGACACGGCGGCCATTGCCATGGATAATATCGGCTATCAGGAAAGCATCGCCAGCCAGGCGCGACAGCTTGAGGAAGCTATCGACGGCACACTGCTAACGGTAGCCAAGATGGTAGAGTTGAAGGACCCCTATACTTCCGGCCATCAACGGCGGGTGGGTATCCTTTCTTACGATATGGCCTGCGAGTTGGGCTGGGATAAAAAACGTTGTGAAATGCTGCGTCGTGCGGCCATTGTGCATGATATCGGAAAAATCGGCATTCCCGGCGAACTGTTGACGAAACCGTCCAAGCTTACGCCGCAGGAGTTCGGTCTGATTCAGACCCACGCTGCCATGAGCTATGATATTCTTAAAGATGTGAACTTTCTTATGCCCATTGCGAAGATTATTTTGCAGCACCATGAGCGTTTAAATGGCAGCGGCTATCCGCACGGGCTGACGGGGGAGCAAATTCTGCCGGAGGCCAAGATTATTGCGGTGGCCGATGTCTTTGAAGCGATGACCTCCCATCGTCCCTACCGGCCGGCGCCGGGGATGGATGCTGCTTTGGAAGAGCTTTTGCGGAATAAAGGGGTATTGTACGATTCTGTTGTGGTGGACGCCCTTGTCCGGTTGGTAAAAGAGAAGAATTATTGTCTTCCCGAATAAGTAAAACAGGAGGCCAAGCTAATGGCCTCCTGTTTTTTTATTTGGGAGTAGGTGGGGCAAGAAAGTCATATGGCAGTTGCTATTCGCCATTAGCTGCCGAGGAGGGCGATGCTTTCCCGCAGCCAGGTTACATAGGCCTCTTCACGCAGAATGGCCCCCTGCAGAACGAGATAATCACTGCATTGCCGGTCATTCAAGGTGGCCGGGTTGGTGTTTCCGTACAGCTTTTCTCTATGGTTTTTAAGCATGTCTAGTTTTTTTTGGCGTTTAATTAGCTGCGATTGAAATTGTTCGAGCCGCTTGGCGGCAGGCAAGGCGTCGGAAAAATAGGTTTTCAGTTTAAAAATATCTTTAGGCGTTGGCTCAAGCGGCTCATCCCGGCTCAGCCATTGGAGAAAATCCTCCCGGCCGTCGGAGGTGATGGTGTATAGCTTTTTTTCCAGCTTTTCTCCCTGCGTGACCGTATGGAAGACAACCAACCCTTCATCGGCCAGTTTTTTCAACTCGGGATAGATCTGACTGTGTTTGGCGCTCCAAAAATTACCGAGAGTGCTGGCAAATTCTTTAGTAATATCATAGCCGGTCAGCGGACCGCAGTTTAACAGTCCGAGAATCGCATATTTTAGTGTCCGCATGGAAATACCTCCATTCCAGTGATTTTCATTGTAGCATAGTTTCAGGCGTCCGCCTAGAGCGTTATGTATACTAGAACATGTAACTATTGACATGTATATGGATGGGAAGTATGCTATAAAGAGAAGGGGTATACTAGAGAATCACTGATCTATGCGTGTCGTATGTTCTGACGGAGTTTTTCTGTCTGGCTATGTCACCAAACCTTGAAAAAGCTCCGCTAGCTTTCCGGTTTGCTACTTGCCAGATGAAGAAGCTCGTTACGTCGACAGGCTCATTAAATCGGTGATTCCTGGAGAATAGGAGGCAGTGTGATGAATTCATATCAACAGTTGTTTACGCCAGTTCGCATTGGCAACTGTACGGTGAAAAACCGTTTTGCCATGGCTCCCATGGGGCCCCTGGGACTGGCCGACGCCGAAGGAGGTTTTAACCAGAGGGGGATCGACTATTACACGGAACGGGCCAAAGGCGGTACCGGGCTGATTATCACCGGTGTTACCTTTGTCGACAACAAGGTGGAAGAGCATGGCATGCCCAACTGTCCTTGCTCTACCTATAATCCGGTGCAGTTTGTCCGTACCGGACGGGAACTGACGGAGCGCATTCATGCCTATAACGCCAGGATTTTTCTGCAGATGTCCGGCGGCTTTGGGCGGGTTACCATACCGACCAATCTGGGTGAGTTTCCCCCGGTAGCCCCGT
It encodes the following:
- a CDS encoding serine hydrolase; this translates as MIKKTMAVCLLLSAMTVNGWAAPALNKEIAKDLQGFQGKAGVYAKNLTTGKTIQFNQNEIFPTASTSKLLVALATYKYLYPGAETYKKEQYDQYIEAMMTVSDNDSFYALLGEFDSNHTDTLSKVTKDLRLQRTLIHNEKAYQQYQYHSVTTPLEMAKVFERIYSESYLDRNKSEQLKDELANSIFHDEIPRYMLTPVFHKVGELDDVLCDVGVIQDGHDPILISFYTSAADHRYSSDFIAAESAKLYNALRRK
- a CDS encoding PadR family transcriptional regulator; translated protein: MRTLKYAILGLLNCGPLTGYDITKEFASTLGNFWSAKHSQIYPELKKLADEGLVVFHTVTQGEKLEKKLYTITSDGREDFLQWLSRDEPLEPTPKDIFKLKTYFSDALPAAKRLEQFQSQLIKRQKKLDMLKNHREKLYGNTNPATLNDRQCSDYLVLQGAILREEAYVTWLRESIALLGS
- a CDS encoding DNA-3-methyladenine glycosylase I, whose protein sequence is MPIRCAWVTEEPLYIRYHDEEWGQPCYDDQKLFEMLILEGMQAGLSWITVLRKRENFREAFDGFSASKIAQYDDAKTEQLMANPGIIRNRLKIKATIQNAQQFLAVQKEYGSFSDFIWQFVGGQPKVNHWQQISEVPATTPESDAMSKALRKRGFNFVGSTICYAFMQATGMVNDHTTDCFLHGQ
- a CDS encoding HD domain-containing phosphohydrolase, encoding MLQNNNTSVLVGTDACAPALHVMEELLKVVQQLSATHDLQAVMDIVRHSVRELTGSDGATFVLRDGEFCYYAEEDAITPLWKGLRFPMEICISGWVMRNRQPTIIEDIYHDDRIPIDVYRKTFVRSLAMVPIKTNDPIGAIGCYWSKVCQPTAEQVQVLHVLADTAAIAMDNIGYQESIASQARQLEEAIDGTLLTVAKMVELKDPYTSGHQRRVGILSYDMACELGWDKKRCEMLRRAAIVHDIGKIGIPGELLTKPSKLTPQEFGLIQTHAAMSYDILKDVNFLMPIAKIILQHHERLNGSGYPHGLTGEQILPEAKIIAVADVFEAMTSHRPYRPAPGMDAALEELLRNKGVLYDSVVVDALVRLVKEKNYCLPE